AGCACTCCTGCTCTCTTCAATGTCACCAGAAGCTGTGACAAGTTAAGCTGTGTTCCTGATATCAGTAAAATCATACCGATCAGCACCATGGTACCTTTCGATGTGAACAGCGCTGTCGTTGGATCTCCGATCTGAAAAAACGATGGAAACACCGTGTTGATGACCGCGGCGGCCAGCATAGGAACAATCAGCAAGCCGCCGGGTATTTTTTTGATACGACCCAAAATGTTCATGGTGCGTTACAGTTCTGCTCCGTTGGTACGGATCACATTCTGATACCAGAAGAAGGAATCCTTACGATATCTTTCGAGCGTACCATTGCCATAGTCGTCCTGATCGACGTAGATAAATCCGTACCGTTTGCTCATCTCGGAGGTCCCTGAACTGATCATGTCGATTGGTCCCCACATCGTGTATCCCAACACCTCGACCCCATCCGCAATGGCGAGTCCCATCTGTTCGATATGTTTGCTCAGGAAATCAATCCGGTAAGGATCGTTGATCGTTCCATCTTCATTCAGTTTATCGTAGAAACCTGAGCTGTTCTCCAGAATGAAAACTGGTTTTTGATACCGATCATAGACGAGATTAAGCGTATACCGCAGGCCAATCGGATCAATCTGCCAACCCCACTCGTTAGCGGGCAGATGCGGGTTTTTATATACACTGTGTACATTACCTGCCGTTAGTTCGAGCTGCTCCGTATCACTGCTGGAAATCATGGAGTTGTAATACGACATTCCTACGAAGTCAGCCGTATGTGCTTGAATGCTATCTAGATCGCCGTCCTCGATGTTCAACTGGATTTCCTTGTTTTTGAAATACGTTTTACTATAGTAAGGGTACTCGCCTTTATTGAGCACATCGAGATAAAATTGGTTTTTCATCTGATCATCCTGCTGCATCTGAAGTGCGTCCTCCGGCTTGCAAGTGTAAGGATACGTTGTAAAATAAGCCACCATACTTCCGATCTGGTTATTCGGATCAATCTCATGGGCCATCTTGGTTGCTCTGGACGCAGCTACAAATTGATGATGCAACCCCTGAAACAGCATTTCTTCATAATTTGGAGCATCATAATCAATAATTCCCAGTGTCTTGGCCGATGCTTTCACGCTCATATTGATTTCGTTGAACGTCACCCAATATTTCACTTTGCCCTTGTAGCGATTAAACAACACATCACAATAGTTCACATATAGATCGATCAGCTTGCGGTTATACCATCCTCCGAACTTGTCCATCAGTACAATTGGTGTATCAAAGTGACTGATGGTGATCAGGGGCTCCATACCCTGTTTAAGACATTCATCAATAACCTGATCATAGAACTCTAGTGCCTTTTCGTTCGGAGCGGCATCGTCGCCACCTGGAAATACTCTGGCCCATGAAATGGAATAACGGAATACTTTGAAGCCCATTTCAGCAAACAAGGCGATATCCTCACGGAAGTTATGATAAAAATCGATCCCCCGGCGCTTCGGATACTTCACGGTATCCGGGTCATTCCTGGCCTCTTCAATCATCTCCCAATTAACCCTGATCTGCTTGGTCACTTTGCGGTCGTTCTTCTCGTTAAATTTCATCACTTCTGGGATGGTCAGACTCTTGCCGTCCACATTATAAGCTCCCTCGGCCTGACAGGCAGACAGTGCACCGCCCCACAAAAAATCTTTTGGAAAATTGGAATTTGTCATTTTAGTTTCCTCCTGTTATTACGTGTTATTAGAGTCTTATTACAAGTTTTATGGGATCAGCTTCATTAGCGCTTCGCTCTCCCGGATTGGGCCGCTCGTCGCTGTAGTCAGCACATCTCCGTACTGTTGCATGTTGGTAACGACAATGGACGTAATCGTGTTATAGCCTGCTGACGTAATGCCTTCTGGATCAAACTCCACTAATAAATC
The nucleotide sequence above comes from Paenibacillus sp. W2I17. Encoded proteins:
- a CDS encoding glycoside hydrolase family 1 protein — protein: MTNSNFPKDFLWGGALSACQAEGAYNVDGKSLTIPEVMKFNEKNDRKVTKQIRVNWEMIEEARNDPDTVKYPKRRGIDFYHNFREDIALFAEMGFKVFRYSISWARVFPGGDDAAPNEKALEFYDQVIDECLKQGMEPLITISHFDTPIVLMDKFGGWYNRKLIDLYVNYCDVLFNRYKGKVKYWVTFNEINMSVKASAKTLGIIDYDAPNYEEMLFQGLHHQFVAASRATKMAHEIDPNNQIGSMVAYFTTYPYTCKPEDALQMQQDDQMKNQFYLDVLNKGEYPYYSKTYFKNKEIQLNIEDGDLDSIQAHTADFVGMSYYNSMISSSDTEQLELTAGNVHSVYKNPHLPANEWGWQIDPIGLRYTLNLVYDRYQKPVFILENSSGFYDKLNEDGTINDPYRIDFLSKHIEQMGLAIADGVEVLGYTMWGPIDMISSGTSEMSKRYGFIYVDQDDYGNGTLERYRKDSFFWYQNVIRTNGAEL